The sequence TCTTTCAATAGCTTCTCCACTGTGTCTTCCTCACTAGATCATAAGCTCCTTGAGAGTGGACCCCAAGCCCCTACAATTCCAAGGAGCTACCGTGCTGTCCCCTGGCCAGAAGGATGCCAGACCATTGAGAAATATCTGTGAAGTGAATACAGATCTCAAAGCATTTAAAGATAATTCTCTGAGCCGACTGGGCAGTGCCGCCAGAAACACGAGGACTGAATGAGCTCTTCCTGCGTTTCTTTCAAACCCAGCTGGGAAGAAGGAGTTTTGAAGGGCAGGCCCTCGAGGTGGGGCTCCTTGGTGAGGAATCTCAGCCAGGAGCCAGGTCAGGACCCTCACTGTGACATAGGAACATTTTCAGGAGCTGACCATCTACTGGAATTCCTCAGTTCCAAGGTCAGCATTAACTTTAAGCTATTATGCAGTATGAATAATTAGACTGTGGAAAAAATTTAGCGCTAATAGTAGTTGCCACTTTAGTCATCAAAATCCTGAAATCCTGACTAATCTCAGCTGGACTGTGTAGACAGTAAGGTTTTTGTAACATTGAAGTATAACCTAAAGCCACATCAGCAAAGTCACCCCACTATAAGCAAAGGACCTGAGCACTTTCAAGGAGAGACCCAAGAGATCCTGAGGAATCAAGAACCCCCAAAATGATGATGTGGGAAAAATTGCCTTGAATCAGATTATTAAGTATTAAAATAGTATTTCATGTAATCAAATCTCACCTCTGTATCTAGATAGGTTTTGccttctgggtgtgtgtgtggtcagtcctTAAAGTCCCTCATTAGGTACCATTTGAATGCCTAGGATATACTTGCTTAGGGGTCAGTAATCTAAGAGGAAGAAGAGTTTCTACCCACAAAGATCTTATTATCTACTCAGAAAGACAGATAAAATAGGTGAAACAAAGAGTTAGAGGAATGAGAATACAATTGCAACATTAAATTCCAAATGATACATTCAGCCCCTTCAGTGAGTCACATTGTAAAAATCCAGCTCAAACTCCAAAGTACCAGTTCCATGTTTTTTGGTCCTCTGGCATTTACCGTTTGGTTAGGGGTTCCATGCTTCCCACTATTTGGTACTATCTTCTCCAATTTAGTAAACTTGAATGCCAAAGGGTTTTAACTCTACTCATTATAGcaaacagtgatttttttaagcTGCCTTATCTAGAAacttggtgaagaatctgcctgcaatgcatgaaaccTTCCTGATATCTGCAATGCATGAAATCTTCCTGCatcagggagatcctctggagcagggaatggcttcccactctagtatttttgccttgagaattccatggagagaggagactggcaggctacagtccatggggtcacaaagagttgttgACAGAGTtgttgactaacactttcacatacactttcactttcacatgtagaAACTTAGTATTCTGTGTTCTTAGCATTCTTAGTATTCTGTGCTCTTAGCAGATTATCAAACACTGTTAAAGATAGTTTGCATGATACCATTTCATGTGGATTCTCTGCTGAAAGACTATAATCTTAGTGCTTGTATTTCAATGACTTTATATATAAACAGTCAACTTGATCTCTATTACATGAGATATTCAGATTTACTTTACCTAAAATTAAATTGCAGCTcttcagtccatgaaattctcctgggaagaatactgcagtgggtagccattcccttctccaggagatttacccaacccagggattgaacccgggtcttctgcattgtaggcaggttatttaccatttgagccagaaGACAAGCCCTACATTACCAATAGTGCTATTTTAATGATACATTTAtgaagtattcatttatttgcaGTATTCTATCCACATGACCAATCACTGGGACAGGGATTGATATATGGTTTAGAGGGAATCTTGGAGAAGTTCAGGATCtactgaaagaatttttttttttttttttttttgacttggtgTGAACTCGGGAAGATGCAGGTCTTCCATTTTCTAGTATCAGTGATCCTGCCACCAATCATGGCCCAATATCTAAGAAACCTtaaagaagaacagagctgaTTCCTAATATCTGTCAAGCACCTGTATCAACCACTACCTGAAGCCACTCTACACTTGACCTTGCATGTAAGTGAGCCTTGAAATTCTATGTTCAAGTCCATGAGTTAGGTTGGATTTCACTTGCAAACCAAAGAGACCTAACAGTCTCATTCATAGGGAATAAGGCAGAAAAGAGACTATAGACAGGACAAGTATAAGTCACTGTGAATTTATTTGATATTCAACACACCTCCTTTTCCAGAGAGAAAAGACACAGTCTGAGTTATCCCATTTTAATAAATCCCCTGCTTCTGGCATCACATCCTGAATTTGTATGTCCAGTAATCAAGATTTGGTACCATCACAAAAGTGATTAAAAATTTTCCCTGAGATTATAAGGCTGTGCCTTTGTCCACagaatagcttttcttctgaaattCAAGAGAAAAGTAGTAAAGGGAAGTCTTCTGTTGGTGGGAGAGGCAAATAACTTAGAATTTCTGAGAAAAAAGGTGTAGAGTCAACCACACCACTAATTCATATTTCCCTGTCTGTGAACACTTATTCTTTCAACATGTCCAAATGTTATGGAAGGAAATTACacataaagaaaattattctcaATGCTGTGTGCAGAGCAAGTTGGCTTATGGTAACCACCAGAGTTATCTTGATGCCTCAATGTCCAGTAAAACACAGAACTAGAGAGGTACAGACAGCCTTCCCCAGTGGCatatgggaaagagaaaaacccAGACAAGGATGATGAGAAAAAAACTCTTTCACAATATACACATAGTCCGGTCTGAAACATCTTTCAAATGGTTTGCAGTCAAAACAGGTCATGATCCTCCTCACGTAGGAATGGGGAGAGGTTTCGTGATTATCATCTCAAATCAGCAAAGCATAAGGCCAATGGACATGCATCTTCCGGTCTTGGCGCACTGAGAGTCAGTTCTGAAGGCAAAACAACTTCGCCAGGAAATCACCCTCCTGAGTTGCAACGACTCAGGTGTGGGAAGGAACCGGCTCACTGGGATCAGTCACCCTGAGGAGGTGGTGTCAGTCACCCCCCACAACACCCTAGAAGGGCATAATGAAATGACTCTGTTCCCTAGAGGACTCccctttttcaaaataaacaatcAAAGGTTTCCCTAATATCACCTGCATTcaacagtggaagagggcagTGGGTCCCAGGCAGGGAGAGTGAGAAAGGAAGTGGATCTCAGGCAAACACACTTGAGGACAAGTGATGGAGAGTGTGTGGGCCTCTGAGGCTGGAAAAGAGAGAGGCAGGCTGAGTGTCAGCACTTGGGGCACGTGCAGGCATCATTCTATGGACATCACTCCATGGACACAAGGCTCACAAATCTCTCTTCGGCTCTGTGGTACTTCAGACAGGCATTCTCCAAGTCTCTCAGGAAGCCAGGAATTTCACTCTGCAAAGGAGAGGAAACTGTCACTTCTATGCCCTCACGGTGTTCACTCTTGATTCTTCAGGAAGTGGCAAAGATAATGAAGATGGTTTTTGCAATGATAAATATGACAATCGGGCCCCTGAGCAGATTTCCACAGAACGCAGCCACAGATGATGACACAGGTTAAGACACGAGGCACTGGTAAGACAAGGTGGTCACTGTTGTGAGACCTTGTGCATTTTAGCTTTTGctaataaaaggcaaaaatatttatgagatatcatattttgaaagaaaaatgaagatagaaGATGGGATTTGCTTGGGCTGTggaactcttccaaaaaaaatgagagaaaggacTTGCTTTCCAGAATTAGAAAATGGTAaggatgggggtgggcagggggatgGAGCAGGATATGTGATCCTCCAGTTAGCATCGAGCATTCAAGAATTTCCCCAAATGttgtcttatttaatccttttCTATAGAGTGGGGATATCCACCTCTATTTTTTGGAGGGGAGAAACTGATGGCTTGCCTAGATTAAACAGTCAGAAACAAGGTCAGGATTCAAAATATCTTGTGCTTGATTCTAAGTCTGTGTGCTTTTTCATTCCCCCAGGGAACTGGTGACCTCTCCAGTCAGAAGTAGGACCTTACAAAGCAGACTGAATGGCAGGCATGATTCCAGGTCCTATGCAGTCTCTAGTGATCCGGGTCAACCGGGGCTCCCGCTcctcaacagaaaaagaaaacaagaacaaaactgGAAGTTTTCCCAGGCTTGGACATGTCTCACTGCCTCCCAAGTCAGCTTGGCCTAACTCCCCCATAAGCAAACACAGGGCCCGCAGGCACCGTTGTTCCTACAGGGAGCCGGCTATTGTCTGGAGGTTCCAGAGAGTGATCCTGATGAGATCATGGTGGGcaagcagggaggggctggcattGCAGGTAAAGAGTCTATGTCTTTTGTCCCGGCTGCTGTCCTGGATGTTGGCAACTCCAGTCCTGACCAGAGTCAGTCAAACAAGCTGCATGAGGCCTGACAGCGCATCTCTCCAGACTGCTAAGTTAACATCTGCCAAACACACCTCCCCTGCTGCCTCCTGGGATCTTACCTTGGTGAAATTGTTAAGGATCCAGAATGGAATTTGGCCACCTGGGTTATTGAAGTAGTACATGAAAACTAGAGAGTGAAAGAAAGTACAAtttacaagaaggaaaaatagtcAAACCCCTGGAAACACCCAGGCTTATATTCAGTCCAGAAATTAAGGAGGGAAGTAACACTGAATTCAAGTGAACTCTTGCCTTATGGGAGACTTACACGTATACATTAAGGAAAACAGCCCAGGCACATTCTGCTCCTTTTTATTAAAGGCATGACTAGTGCTATTAATTGATACTTATTATCTATATCTAAATGGTATATATCTCCCATTTAATTATTTCTCTCATTAACTATCTCAATTATAAAAAGTTGATAAAATTGAACGCCaatttataaatgataaaatgaagaCTCAGAAGAGTAAAGTGACATGTAAAGGTGGCCGATTTAACACACGTCAGAACTAAGTTCAGATTTTACTGCTGTTTCAGGGTCACATCCATTCCAGTCTGGCAGATGGCTGCATTGACCCCTCCCAGCCTCTCTCCTGAGGCTGGAACTCAAGGCAGACAGGTTCTGAGTCCCTGGGTTTTTGCTGAAGAGGAGCTGTCTCCCCAGAGGTGGTCCCACCAGCCCTCCTGCCCACCCCTGTCCAGCTCGTGCATGTACAGGACCTTCCCAAAGTGAATTTCTAAGCCTTCTGTTTCATATGAATGTTTTGGTTTCATCTGGACAATGGAGTCAGTAAAGAATGGACTCATCAGATTTAAACATCCATCTTGCATTGTAGCCAAGCTTCTGGGGTGAAGTGAGTCTCCTGTGATTCTTTGGCACCCATGCCCAGTCTCTGACTTCAGGGAAAAAGCATCCTGCATTTGACAGGCCTGCAATCAGTGTGGCCTTCACATGGGTGGTCCAGGTAGATGCACCAACATATGCCCTGTATTTACCTTCGCTCCTCCAAGAGTCATAGCTCTGGATTGCCAGGCTCTGCTTGTACTGCTTCACCCGGATCATGCCCGACTTTTCTGAAAACCACGGTACAGAGATGCTCTCGGCCAGGATCACGTGGACCTTCCGCCCTTCAAAGTCCAGCTGTCGCCGCTGCCTCACATAGACACACTACACCACCAGTCAAGGCACAACATCAAGGCCAGCATGTCAGATGAGCTAGAAGCAAAGGGACATGATTCTGTTCCTCCGCTTGGTGTTTGCTCCCTTATACTCTTACCTCACTTCCTGTCCTTCTGCCAACCTATCCTGCAAAACCATGGCTCCTCCCACCTGGTGTTCTCATTTGAGAGCAGGCACTGAGAGCATTGGAGAGAGACTGGAGCAGAATCTCACTCACTAAACAACGGGGTTATTGCTCTCTGTCCTCCCCCTAGGCCCCAATCACTGATATCACTGATTTCTATGCACAAAGGATGGTCAGGCAAGGTTGCTTATACCTGGCAATCATAAGAAGACACATAATATTTGAATAACCAAATATTAGTAGGCAGATGTCCTCGCTGGGTCTGGTTCATGAAGAATCACAAAAGTCATTTCATCTCAGTAAACACTCACAGACCAACCACTATGTCTATGACACTATTACAGGGAAGATAATTCGATTTTAAGAAatggtatgacaaaacccactgaaatgttgtgaagtgattggcctccaactaataaaataatatttaaaaaaaaaaaaaaagaaatggcagggGTCACCACTTACTGAGTGAGCCCTTCCCGTATACATACACCCTATGCTTTACATTGAACACCAGTTCTGATCCTGAGAAAATCCCTTTGAGTTTGGCATAAGTCCCTAATCTTACAGATGacaaaattgaggctcagagaagtaaagAAACTTGCCAAAGATCCCATAGACTAGctgaagggatggaacctgaattTGAAAACATATCAGGCTCTGAAACCTCAAAAGACTTTCATAGCTGCAGGTGACTCAGCTCTTTAACGTGTTCCTTAGACTTTCTAGTGACAGAATTTTGGGTTTCACAGGGTAAGGAGTGAAAGCCTAAAATAATCCAAATAATCACTCTAAGTGCAACATAATTACACTTACTATAAAAGCCAAAACCAGAGCCCAAGGGTAACTCAGAGGCTCTATAGCCCCCACTGTggtctgcccctcccccaggcacCCTGCAGGATAGTTTATGACCCCCACTCTCTACTTACTGATGCataaatttcttaaatgttttaggGAAGGAATGATGTTGTTTTGGCTCTGAATTTCCTCCCTCCCaagccttttattttttccacagcAAATATTCTCCCACAACTTGCTCGGCTCATGTGATAGACTTCACCTGAGACTCACCTGAGGAAAAATTAGCTTAATGTATCGATTACAATTTGACAGAAGTTTTTGCAGGGTTGCAAAGTCCAGTGTGTGACCTAGCCTATGACTGCAGAAGCCCAGGGAGGTGAAGGGcgttttccaaggtcacacagcaaaccaggagtgagcacacatgcaacTTGAGAGCCTTCCCTCCAAATCTACTGCCCTttttctctacactgttctcTGTGCTCAAAACCTGAACAGCCCTGCAGATACAGAGACTGAGATACTCATTATGGGATTGAGTGGCATTGGAAAGACAATGCAGCAGAACTTCAAGGAGCCCCAAGTGTCTGCTCCCAAGAACACCCCCACTCCACAGGGTCCTGTGAGGTCAGAGTTTGCTCTGGTCCAGATCACTGTCTCTGGACACAGCTGGACCTGGGTCCACACCTGCATCTGCTGCCCATAATGGTGAGACCCTGCCGAGAAGCTGAGCAGAGTTCTGAACGTccctcagcctcagttttcttccctGTCTGAGGGGGATGATGGCTCCTACCCTGCGCAGTTTTGGCAGGATGAGAGAAAACCATGTAAAAGTTAAAAGATTAAGTAACCACAATTGGCTGAAATACATACCACCTGTATACAAACTACCTAGCAGTCTGTGGGAATTGTGCCAAGAAATAAACCTTATGGAGTCTGTAATGTGGCCGAGCCAGGGTGACCAATCACACAGGAACAATACCCACACTCACCCCCATGCCCCCTCTCTCTCTAGAGCGCAATTATTCAGGAGTATACAGGCTTACAGAATGTTACAGCTGGAAAAGATTTCAACAACCATCCAGCAGTGGTTTCCAagcatttttgcttgttttttaattccACAGATTCTTTGTTAAAAGAATCCTTTATGGAAATTCAGTGTGTAAAGATTCAGCTTCTATGACTGAAGAGGACAGTAGAGTTGAAACCTCACCCGTCCCCACCCCTGTTTCACCCCATCCACCCACACAGCAAATGTCCATCAAACCATCCCAGCCTGGCCCTAAGGGGGCTTCAGAGAACCCTAGAGTGTCTACCCACATCCATTCAACTGCTTCTAATTGAGGAGAATGAGGGGTAAAAAATACGCACCCAGTGTCCAGAGCCAACATTCAGGAAGGTGGGAAGGCGGAGAGAGCTGGAAATGTGGGGCCGGTATTGCAGCCCCCAGTCGGCTGCTAACCACTGCCTGTGTGCGTCTGTCACCTGACTTCTCCGGGTCCCTGCTTCCTCCTCTACAGACTGAGGGAGGGCATTGAATACTCTTTATGAAAAGTTTTTTCAGGTCCTCAATTCTGATGCAAAAAGAGTTCCTAGAAATATTCTCAAGAAAGTATGAGCTGCCTTCCCACAATTACTGTAGTAATTGTACATGTAGTCAGGCCCAGAAATCACACCCTGAGGTCTCTGAAAGCCACACAAAAATCAACAGATTTAGCAGATGCTTGCACAAGAGTAAAAGACAGTGTTGTCCACACCTCCTGGCCATGCCACCATTGGGTGACAGCCACAGGCACAGAAACACCAAGAAAGCTGATCAATGTTGAACCaggatgggcttctctggtagctcaaatgataaagagtctgcctgcgattGGAGGCCAATCCCTAGaaccagaagatcccctggaaaagagaatggctacttaatccagtattcttgcttagagaatcccacagacagaagagaatggctacagttcatggggttgcaaagagctggccatgactgagggactagcaCTTCATTTTTGGAAAGGATATATCTCTGTTGGACATGGGGAAAGGGTACTTCATTTGCCAATAGACCGCGTCTTCTCCATCGACTTTTATTTCACGGagttctagaaagaaaaaaaaaatcaaatgatgtTATTGCATCTGGAAGTCTCTTTGGCTTCAGTTAACAAAAAGTGTTGATATGACAACCTTGTAGAGGATGATAAAACACTAAATCAGAAGGCACTGACTTTTCCAGGAAAAGTCATTATCACTGAAAGCTTATTGCCCAGGAACAGTCTTTAGTAGACTTAAAAGcacattgaaaataaatgaatccaACAAAATTAGTTCACTGGATGCTACAAACATTCTAAGGCAGAATGTGATAATAAAATTAGgcttccaaaaaaataaaatttcaagttatTAAATCATGGTAACTATTGGATGGCACTGCAATGCCAATAGTTTTGCTGTTGTGGCCTTACTCCTCACCTTAAATTTATTGACATATTTCAAGTATCCTGGAACCGAGCAATGCAGTTTAGTGTTTGCAGTTGTTTAATGAAGGTTTCGGACAGGTTAGTGTTCTTCTAAGCGGGAAGAAGCTTAATTATGCTAACACTATGCTACTTGCCTCTCTCCCATTTTGCTTTATACTACAGAGATAGGAACCAAATCTGCATAATGTCCACCATGCTTTTGTGTGCAAATAACATCAGCTCAAGGAGGAGGATAGCAAAGGGATACTATGAAGTGCACAGCCTCTGCCCTCAGGCTGTGTAGGAAGCTGCTAACTAACCATATAGAGGAGTCAAGCTAAGACTGCTGAAAGAGCCAAGAGAGCCCCTTGAGGAGGTGCTGACagcagaaatgtgttgtttaattcagcttctgaaagaaataaaacctaTTAGAAGCAGACTATGAAGTAAAGAACTTATCAGTCCATTACTACAAGAGGCTGCAGATGCCcttgaaaggaagggaaggagtggACATCCATTGCTTTTGCCTGCTCTGCTATGACTCTCCCCTTCTTGCCCCAGAATCTCTTTCTCCTTCAGGTCATCACCCTTCCCCTCCTTCTCCACAATGTGGTTTAAGCAGGACTGACTCAGTGTTAATTTCAGGGCTAGGAAAATGAGTCAAACATGATCACAGCAATTAGTTTAGGGAATACATGCGTGGATAGTCTTGGCTTACCACTCTAGCAAGTTTAGGCCCAAAAGTGGTTTTGTAAAGGCTctcaggaagctcagagaacatcTAGGAGGAATAGAGTTAGGTTAGGAACCTCAGGATTGCTCCAGAGAAGTCAAACTACTGCAGCCTCTGGGCCATACTCCATAGTGCAGACTCTTAAATCTAAGTACTACACATCAGAGGCTCTACCAGCGTCTACAGCACATGACTGAACCACAACTGCTAGGAAGATGAGCAGAGAATGTGTGACTTCTCCCTTGAATTAGTGGGCATCACAATGCCCCCTAAATAGTAAGGGTATTTGATAACATTAAGTGACCCCAAACCATGACAAACATCCCCAAGAAATAAGCACATGACCCATGCTGAGGCAATAGGAGCCAATCCTGGGAATCTGGAGGCCATACGTAGGAATGTTCCTGTCCTCCTGTGGTTGTGTACATGGTTGGAATGTAAGCCTACATCTTCTGGTGGCATTTCTGCCAAGACACAAGAATTTGCCTGAGATTGTGGTCAACACAAAAGGAAACAGTCAAGCTGGAGAAATGAGGTACTGAATACAGCTGTCCTGGAGGCCAGATACTCATGGATTTTCAATGCCATGAAACAATAAACTCTTTCCTTTCCTTACACTGCCATTTGTTAGCTTTTCTTACTTGCAAACAAAATTCTTGACCACAGCAAGGGTCTGCCAGGATTTCTGTGCTCCTCAGCTAGCTGTGTATCTATTTCACAGTGACTGAGATGGCAAAGGCCATTGTTCACTCTAAGTGGGAGAAAGATACCTTATCTATTCCCTTCATAACTCTCCATCACTTATaggaaaaatctaaaaagaaaaaaaaaaagaaaaatctaataaGTGTAGCCAGATGGCCAGCCTAGGCCCTTGGGGCTAATTCCAATTCTGCTACCACAACTATGCAAGAACACAAAATTGCTCatagttgttttcctttttttaacatttcatgtTGTTTCAGGTATTTCTCATTTTACTAATGCTGTTATTTGGGCCAAATGTCCTTATTCCACTCACCCCCTTCACCTCTCACTTCCCCATACacatgtattcttgccatttaTAAAACTTTGATTCCACTTCTAAAGCAAAGTTCAAACATGACCTCTTCCAAAAAGCCTTTCTTGAATATTCAGGTATATATATCCAGGTATATATCAGCATATACCTGGATATTCAGGTATATATACAAGATGACAACAAACTTGCAGAAAGGGCAAATTATCACATTTAAGACCAGCACTTCAAATATTTAAGccaaaattttaagtgaaacataATATAACTAAACTTATTGCATATATAACATAACTAAACCTATTGCATTCTACTAGCTAGAGTAATAGGAATAGATTCTACTTTCTAACAGTTTTTTTAGATCAAGTGTGACTCACCTTGAACATACTGGTCCCACTGTTTTCTATAGTCTAAATCCATATAAACATCTGCAAGGAGGTCTGGTGGAGATCTC comes from Muntiacus reevesi chromosome 18, mMunRee1.1, whole genome shotgun sequence and encodes:
- the LOC136149818 gene encoding phosphatidylcholine transfer protein-like — its product is MPVVTSVVRVYQRPLNKPTGLYEYKVSGIVRSPPDLLADVYMDLDYRKQWDQYVQELREIKVDGEDAVYWQMKYPFPMSNRDIVYVRQRRQLDFEGRKVHVILAESISVPWFSEKSGMIRVKQYKQSLAIQSYDSWRSEVFMYYFNNPGGQIPFWILNNFTKSEIPGFLRDLENACLKYHRAEERFVSLVSME